Genomic DNA from Streptomyces sp. GS7:
GTTCCGGGTCCGGTTCACCCGCGAGGTCGAGGCGGCCCGCGCGGTCAGCGGCTTCTACACCGCGGCGGTGGTCGACGCCGACCCCAGGGCGGCCGTGCCCTGGCTGGCGACGGCGTACGTCCCCGCGCCCTCCCTGGAGGAAATAGTCAATGAATGCGGGCCGCTGCCGGCCCAGGCGGTGCGCTGGCTGGCCGCCGGGATCGCGGAGGCGCTCCAGTCGATCCACGGCGCCGGGCTGGTGCACCGCGATCTGAAGCCGTCCAACGTCCTGGTGGTCGAGGACGGTCCGCGGGTGATCGACTTCGGTATCGCCTCCGGGGTGTCCAACACCCGGCTGACGATGACCAACGTGGCCGTGGGCACCCCTGCCTACATGTCGCCCGAGCAGGCCCGTGACTCCCGCAGCGTCACGGGCGCCAGCGATGTCTTCTCGCTCGGCTCCACGCTGGTCTTCGCCGCCACCGGGCACGCCCCGTTCCACGGCGCCAACCCCGTCGAGACGGTCTTCATGCTGCTCCGGGAGGGCCCCGACCTGGCCGGGCTGCCGGACGAGCTCCGGCCGCTGATGGAGTCCTGTATGCAGATGGAGGCGGCCCACCGGCCGTCCCCGGCCGACCTCCAGTCGCAGCTGGCGCCGCATCTGTTCGGCTCCGGCAGCGACGACAGCGGCACCGCGTCGGCCTGGCTGCCGCCCGGTGCCGTGGCGCTCATCGAGCAGCGGCGCGGCGGCGGTCGCGGCGCCGTCCCGCAGAGCACCCCGCGCGCCGCCTCCGTCCCCCGCGGCGCCGGCCGCCCGCAGTCCGCGGTGCCGCCGCCCCCGCCGCAGGCCGCCGCGCCGCAGCAGCCGGTGGCGCCGCCCCGGCCTGAGAGCCCGCCGGCCGAGTACGGCGGCCAGCCCCGGATCGGCGCCGGTCCCGCCGCGCACCGCGGCGCCGACCCCCGTGGCGCGATGCCGGTGCCGCAGCCGGTGGGCCCGGAGGCCGCGGCGGCGGACCTCGCCCCCGCCGGCGGTCCCGTACGACTCGGCGGTTCGCACGCCCCGATAGGGCCCGGGCCACGCGCCGGGGAGCCCGCGCCGCAGCGCGCCCAGGCCGGTGCCGCGACGAACTGGGTCCGGCCGCCCGGCGGCGGCCCGGCGGCGGCCGGTGTGCCGCAGCAGGGTGCCGCCGCCCCCAACGGCGCGGCGGGAGACGGGATCCAGGCCGCCCCGCCGGCCCCGCCCGCGCCGGTGGCCGCGCCCGAGGCCCCGGCCGCCGAGCCGGGCCGCTGGCGCCCGTGGCGGTTCCGGATGTCGAACGACGTGTGGGGCACCCCCGTGGTCGCCGGCGACCTGCTCTACGTCACCTCCTTCGAGGTGCACGCACTCGATGTGGCCAGCGGGCGGCGGCAGTTCAAGACCCGTGACGTCGCGTGGGCGATGGCGGTCGCGGACGGCCGGATCCACGCCTCGGACGGCCCGACCCTCTACACCCTCGACGCCGACGACGGCACCGAGCGCTGGCGGCTGGGCACCGAGGGCTGGGTCTACGCCCTCGCGGCCGGCCGCGGCACCGTCGTCACCGGCACCCGGGGCGGCGGCGTCCAGGCGTGGGAGGCCGCCAACGGCGAGCTGCTGTGGGAGATCGGCGGCGTCCAGACGGACTTCGAGACCGCCGAGGCCGGGCCGGTCCTGCACGACGGCACGGTCTTCGTCTGGGCCGACGCGCGACTGAAGGCACTGGAGCTGCGCACCGGCGCCGAGCGCTGGTCGTATCCCGTGGGCGACGCGGCGTCCTGCGGCGGTGTGCCGATGCGGCTGCTGCCCGCGCCGGACGGGGCGGTCTATGTGGTCGCCGGGGCGCGGGTGCTGGCGATCGACATCGCCCGTGGCGAGATGCGCTGGCACTTCGAGGCGCCCGCGGTCTTCGTGAGCCCGCCCGCCTTCGCGCCCGGCCCGGCCGTCACCGGCGGCGGGATCTACCTCGCCGACTATCTGGGCACGGTCTACGCCCTCGACGCGGCGGACGGCCGGGACCGCTGGCGGATCGCCACCGAGGCCCGCCAGTCCACCGAGCCGGTGCTGGTCGCGCACGGCGCCGTCCACCTGGGCAGCGGCAAGGCGCTCTACACCCTCGACGCGGTGACCGGCACCCCGCGCTGGCGCTTCCAGGCGGGCGCCGAGGTGGTGGGCTCCCCCGTCGTCGCGGAGGGCCGGGTGCACTTCGGGTCGGCCGACCACTGCCTGTACACCCTCGACGCGATGGGCGGCCAGCTGCGCTGGAAGCTGGCGACC
This window encodes:
- a CDS encoding outer membrane protein assembly factor BamB family protein codes for the protein MVEQLTQLTQHDPRRIGPFEVLGRLGAGGMGLVYLARSASGRRVAIKTVRTELAEDQLFRVRFTREVEAARAVSGFYTAAVVDADPRAAVPWLATAYVPAPSLEEIVNECGPLPAQAVRWLAAGIAEALQSIHGAGLVHRDLKPSNVLVVEDGPRVIDFGIASGVSNTRLTMTNVAVGTPAYMSPEQARDSRSVTGASDVFSLGSTLVFAATGHAPFHGANPVETVFMLLREGPDLAGLPDELRPLMESCMQMEAAHRPSPADLQSQLAPHLFGSGSDDSGTASAWLPPGAVALIEQRRGGGRGAVPQSTPRAASVPRGAGRPQSAVPPPPPQAAAPQQPVAPPRPESPPAEYGGQPRIGAGPAAHRGADPRGAMPVPQPVGPEAAAADLAPAGGPVRLGGSHAPIGPGPRAGEPAPQRAQAGAATNWVRPPGGGPAAAGVPQQGAAAPNGAAGDGIQAAPPAPPAPVAAPEAPAAEPGRWRPWRFRMSNDVWGTPVVAGDLLYVTSFEVHALDVASGRRQFKTRDVAWAMAVADGRIHASDGPTLYTLDADDGTERWRLGTEGWVYALAAGRGTVVTGTRGGGVQAWEAANGELLWEIGGVQTDFETAEAGPVLHDGTVFVWADARLKALELRTGAERWSYPVGDAASCGGVPMRLLPAPDGAVYVVAGARVLAIDIARGEMRWHFEAPAVFVSPPAFAPGPAVTGGGIYLADYLGTVYALDAADGRDRWRIATEARQSTEPVLVAHGAVHLGSGKALYTLDAVTGTPRWRFQAGAEVVGSPVVAEGRVHFGSADHCLYTLDAMGGQLRWKLATGGEITGSPVAVGGVVYACSKDRCVYALDAAKGTGLARRP